The DNA segment GGGCAGGCCCGGTTCGTCGCCGCCGATCTCACCGAACCGGACGGCGCGAGCCGGCTGGCGGCCGCGGTGGGCGAGGTGGACGTGCTGGTCAACAACGCGGGCGTCGCGCACTGGGCGCCGACCGAGGAGATGCGCCCCGCCGACTACGACGCCATGTTCGACGGCAATGTCCGCGCGCCCTTCTTCCTGGTGGCCGCCTTCGCCCCCGCGATGGCCGCGAAGGGCTCGGGCAGTGTGATCAGTATCGGCAGCATGGCCGGCAGCCTCGGACTGGCCAACGCCGCGGCCTACGGCGCCACGAAGGCGGCCCTGGCGTCGCTGACGCAGAGCTGGACGGCCGAGTACAGCGCGCGCGGTGTCCGTTTCAACACCGTGGCCCCCGGCCCGGTGTACACCCGGCCGGAGGGGCGCGAGCTGTTCGACGCGCTGGGCGCGACCACCGCGATGAAACGCGTCGCCGAGCCCTCCGAGGTCGCGGAGGTGGTCGCCTTCCTGGCCTCGCCGAGGGCCAGTTATGTCACCGGCGCCACCATCGCCGTGGACGGCGGCCGGACCGCGATCTGAGCCGCACCGGTTCCGGGTACGCCTCGGGCGGGGCGGTCGGGCCGTCCCGCCCGGGGCCGGAGCGGATCAGGAGAGCGTCCGGCAGACCGTGCCGTTGAGC comes from the Streptomyces sp. SUK 48 genome and includes:
- a CDS encoding SDR family oxidoreductase; its protein translation is MSAQSAAPATRPQTALVTGATSGIGRAIARRLAEDGLSVVVVGRDAERGAEAVAEIAGAGGQARFVAADLTEPDGASRLAAAVGEVDVLVNNAGVAHWAPTEEMRPADYDAMFDGNVRAPFFLVAAFAPAMAAKGSGSVISIGSMAGSLGLANAAAYGATKAALASLTQSWTAEYSARGVRFNTVAPGPVYTRPEGRELFDALGATTAMKRVAEPSEVAEVVAFLASPRASYVTGATIAVDGGRTAI